The following proteins are encoded in a genomic region of Phycodurus eques isolate BA_2022a chromosome 11, UOR_Pequ_1.1, whole genome shotgun sequence:
- the LOC133409554 gene encoding cytochrome c oxidase subunit 5B, mitochondrial — protein sequence MTAMAGRLLRRTCAATFQLRSRMALPRSMATMEGIPTDEEQATGLERRAMQALKLGKDPYSMLKPKEYAGTKDDPHIVPCIGQKRLVGCLCEEDNTAIVWFWLHDGDAQRCPSCGSHYQLVHHELPH from the exons ATGACAGCAATGGCGGGTCGACTTCTTCGCCGAACTTGCGCAGCAACGTTTCAGTTACGGAGTCGAATGGCGTTACCGCGTTCCATGGCCACAATGGAAG GAATACCCACAGATGAGGAACAAGCCACTGGCCTGGAACGCCGTGCCATGCAAGCCCTAAAACTGGGAAAA GATCCCTACAGTATGCTGAAACCTAAGGAGTACGCAGGAACCAAAGACGACCCCCACATTGTGCCTTGTATTGGTCAAAAGAGGCTGGTGGGCTGCCTTT GTGAGGAAGACAACACTGCGATCGTGTGGTTCTGGCTTCATGACGGAGATGCCCAGCGCTGTCCCTCCTGTGGATCTCATTACCAGCTGGTCCATCATGAGTTGCCTCATTGA